GCCTGCCCGACGTGATGAACCACAACATGGAAACCGTGCCGCGCCTGTACAAGGAGGCGCGCCCGGGCGCCGACTACATGCACTCGCTCAAGCTGCTCAAGGACTTCAAGGCCCTGTACCCGAACGTCAAGACCAAGTCCGGCCTGATGGTCGGCCTGGGCGAAACCGACGAGGAAATCCTGCAAGTGATGCGCGACATGCGCGAGCACGACATCGACATGCTGACCATCGGCCAATACCTGGCGCCATCGAACAGCCACCTGCCGGTACGCCGCTACGTGCACCCGGACGTGTTCAAGATGTTCGAAGAAGAAGCTTACAAGATGGGCTTCGGCCACGCCGCCGTCGGCGCCATGGTGCGCAGCTCGTACCATGCGGATGAGCAGGCGCATAACGTGCTGGCTGCGGTGAACGGCTGATACCGACGGCGAAAGGCTTTCCATGACCGTCCGCATCGAACCCTCATGGAAAGCCCACCTGCAAGACCAGTTTGAACAACCATACTGGCAAAGCCTCACCGCCTTTGTGAAGGAAGAATACGCTGCCGGTCCCTGCTGCCCGGCCGGCAAGGATATCTTCCGGGCTTTCGACCTGACGCCGTTCGATGCCGTCAAGGTCGTCATCCTCGGCCAGGATCCGTACCACACGCCTGGCGCGGCCATGGGCTTTTGCTTCTCGGTGCCGGACGGCAATCGTCCGCAGCCCAGCCTGCAAAACATCTTCCAGGAATTGCGCGACGATACCGGCGTCGAACGGCGCCAGACCGACCTCACCGACTGGGCCGAGCAGGGCGTGTTTTTGCTCAATAGCGTGCTGACCGTGCGTGCACGGCAGGCCGGGTCGCATGCGAACAAGGGGTGGGAAACTTTTACCGACAGCGCCATCGCGCGGTTGTCCGGCCAGCGCGACGGCCTGGTGTTCATCCTGTGGGGCAGTTACGCGATTGCCAAGTGCGCATTGATCGATACCAGCAAGCACCTGGTGATTACTTCTCCGCATCCGTCGCCGTTCTCGGCCCACAAGGGATTTTTCGGCAGCAAGCCGTTTTCGCGGACCAACGATTACCTGGCCGCCCACGGCAAGGCGCCGATCCGCTGGGCCTGATACCTGCCACACAGACATCGGTGGCGTGTTCAGCAAGCCACAACTGGCAATCCGAAAGCGTTGATTCAAAGCAAACAAATGGCCGATCGACCGGCGTAAGCTGATAAATTGTCGGAGGGATATCCCCTTCTTTCCCTGCCGAGGAACCGACATGAAACTACTTTCGCGCGTGGCCGCCGTCATGACAGGCTTGCTGCTGGCGTCCTCGCTGGCCGTGGCGCAAACGCCTTATACCGACGACATCGTTTACCAGGGCCTCGGTGGCAAGCA
This is a stretch of genomic DNA from Duganella zoogloeoides. It encodes these proteins:
- a CDS encoding uracil-DNA glycosylase; this translates as MTVRIEPSWKAHLQDQFEQPYWQSLTAFVKEEYAAGPCCPAGKDIFRAFDLTPFDAVKVVILGQDPYHTPGAAMGFCFSVPDGNRPQPSLQNIFQELRDDTGVERRQTDLTDWAEQGVFLLNSVLTVRARQAGSHANKGWETFTDSAIARLSGQRDGLVFILWGSYAIAKCALIDTSKHLVITSPHPSPFSAHKGFFGSKPFSRTNDYLAAHGKAPIRWA